The Methylacidimicrobium sp. B4 genome contains a region encoding:
- the rnpA gene encoding ribonuclease P protein component yields MPSRIPVDLLPTKTIRKRRAIRLFFASGRRLNDAALLLLVLPRDPELEGDAFFATPRKIGNAVVRNRVRRRMREAFRRWICQADDPWVYGWIARRSAASLDFWRLKEKMVRLSARARER; encoded by the coding sequence GTGCCTAGCCGAATACCGGTCGATCTCCTTCCCACGAAGACGATCCGAAAGCGGCGCGCTATCCGCCTTTTCTTCGCGTCGGGAAGACGCCTGAACGATGCTGCCCTACTCCTGCTTGTCCTGCCGCGAGATCCGGAGCTCGAAGGCGACGCATTTTTCGCCACGCCGCGGAAGATCGGCAATGCCGTCGTCCGGAATCGAGTTCGACGGCGAATGCGCGAGGCATTTCGGCGCTGGATCTGTCAGGCCGACGATCCTTGGGTGTATGGTTGGATCGCCCGGCGATCCGCAGCTTCACTCGACTTCTGGCGACTAAAAGAGAAAATGGTGAGGTTGTCGGCACGGGCTCGGGAAAGGTGA
- the yidD gene encoding membrane protein insertion efficiency factor YidD — protein sequence MKRGIHWVLAIYRGVLTPLRQTFGLYGCCRHVPTCSEYCRQAVERHGYGAGLLLSLRRILRCHPWGTSGWDPVPGCERTLPRTERCGTGAEEALPAAPREGDRIVALPAAGSELPERMGRETREAR from the coding sequence GTGAAGCGAGGCATTCATTGGGTCTTGGCGATCTATCGCGGGGTGCTGACCCCGTTGCGACAGACGTTCGGATTGTACGGCTGTTGTCGACACGTGCCCACCTGTTCGGAATATTGCCGGCAGGCTGTAGAGAGGCACGGCTACGGGGCTGGGCTTCTGCTCAGCCTCCGTCGCATCCTCCGGTGCCATCCGTGGGGCACCTCGGGGTGGGATCCCGTTCCCGGGTGCGAGCGGACGCTTCCCAGGACGGAGAGGTGTGGCACCGGAGCGGAGGAGGCTCTGCCGGCAGCGCCCCGGGAGGGCGACCGCATTGTTGCCCTGCCAGCGGCTGGTTCTGAGCTGCCCGAGCGAATGGGGAGGGAGACGCGAGAGGCCCGCTAG
- the yidC gene encoding membrane protein insertase YidC: protein MDRKGWLGLILCVIGLFAWQWYVISHYGPRHAPKTTQATEPVEGLKLPTTGSGEGANGGVGEIGPGEPLSSRGSLPPEETAVLENAEIKVLFTSWGGAIRSIELKTQRAHGEEMLVLNRFGREPILNLTIGDEGDSLAAYRCDREGKDVVFSRTLPNGVELRRRYRLSGEHEVRLEQQWANPATREIALPRWKLCVGLGEPIHRQDPPASVAANWLSVQGKLGRISLPDFGSAGFLGMQWRGPRSLIDSPKEPMRWVAVKSQFYATILLPPGTLPPDRLVCVREPLLDFPGGGKGQPPAGLKAWASFPDIVLPPGSSLATTFAVFAGPKEYSLLKNLGSGTDRIMDYGFWGWIVKPLLWCMVHLHQILPNYGVVIIVFTLCIKAVFWPLQSAANRHMKEMQALSPRMKELQAKYKDQPDKIQAETMRLYREFGVNPVGGCLPVVVQVPIFIGFYTMLQSAVELRHQSFLWIHDLTRPDTVATLPGIGLDINPLPLIMVGTQIILARMSSPPAENPQTRMMQWMPVFFLVFFYNFAAALPLYWTVNNLVSMGQTYWNLRKPVPTLHRVKKQKASGISLRK, encoded by the coding sequence ATGGATCGAAAGGGATGGCTCGGGCTGATCTTGTGCGTGATCGGCCTCTTCGCGTGGCAATGGTATGTGATCTCTCACTACGGGCCGCGCCACGCGCCAAAAACGACGCAGGCGACGGAACCCGTGGAGGGGCTCAAGCTGCCCACGACCGGGTCGGGAGAGGGGGCGAACGGAGGGGTCGGGGAGATTGGGCCCGGAGAGCCGTTGTCGAGCCGGGGGTCTCTCCCTCCGGAGGAGACGGCGGTGCTCGAAAATGCGGAGATCAAAGTCCTCTTTACGTCCTGGGGAGGGGCCATCCGCTCGATCGAGCTCAAGACCCAGCGTGCTCATGGAGAGGAGATGCTCGTGCTCAATCGCTTTGGCCGCGAACCCATATTGAATTTGACCATAGGGGACGAGGGAGACTCCTTGGCCGCGTATCGCTGCGACCGGGAAGGCAAGGACGTCGTCTTCTCCCGAACGCTCCCGAACGGCGTGGAGCTCCGGCGGCGCTATCGGCTGAGTGGGGAGCATGAGGTTCGGCTCGAGCAGCAGTGGGCCAATCCGGCGACTCGGGAGATCGCCCTTCCCCGATGGAAGCTCTGCGTCGGACTGGGCGAGCCGATCCATCGGCAGGACCCTCCGGCCAGCGTTGCGGCAAACTGGCTTTCCGTTCAAGGGAAGCTCGGTCGAATCAGCCTTCCGGACTTTGGCTCTGCGGGCTTCCTGGGCATGCAATGGAGGGGGCCTCGCTCGCTGATCGATAGCCCGAAGGAGCCCATGCGCTGGGTTGCGGTAAAAAGCCAGTTCTATGCGACGATCCTGCTTCCTCCAGGAACTCTCCCTCCCGACCGTCTTGTCTGCGTTCGCGAACCGCTGCTCGACTTTCCCGGGGGAGGCAAGGGCCAGCCTCCCGCGGGCTTGAAAGCTTGGGCGTCCTTTCCCGACATCGTTCTTCCGCCCGGCTCCTCGCTTGCGACGACGTTTGCGGTCTTTGCCGGACCCAAGGAATATAGCCTGCTCAAGAACCTGGGATCGGGGACCGACCGGATCATGGATTACGGCTTCTGGGGTTGGATCGTGAAGCCCCTCCTCTGGTGCATGGTCCACTTGCATCAGATTCTTCCGAACTACGGAGTCGTCATCATCGTCTTCACGCTCTGCATCAAGGCGGTCTTCTGGCCGCTCCAATCGGCGGCGAACCGGCACATGAAGGAGATGCAGGCGCTCAGCCCCCGGATGAAGGAGCTGCAGGCCAAGTACAAGGACCAGCCCGACAAGATACAGGCGGAGACGATGAGGCTCTACCGCGAGTTCGGGGTGAATCCGGTCGGAGGCTGCCTGCCCGTAGTCGTACAGGTGCCCATTTTCATCGGCTTCTACACGATGCTGCAAAGCGCGGTGGAGCTGCGGCATCAATCCTTCTTGTGGATCCACGATCTGACTCGGCCTGACACGGTGGCGACCCTGCCGGGCATCGGCCTGGACATCAACCCCTTGCCGCTCATCATGGTGGGGACGCAGATCATTCTCGCCCGGATGAGCTCGCCTCCCGCCGAGAATCCTCAGACGCGCATGATGCAGTGGATGCCCGTCTTCTTCCTTGTCTTCTTCTACAACTTCGCCGCAGCGTTGCCGCTCTACTGGACGGTGAATAACCTCGTTTCGATGGGACAGACCTATTGGAATCTGCGGAAGCCGGTGCCGACGCTCCATCGGGTCAAGAAGCAGAAGGCATCGGGGATTTCGCTCCGGAAATGA
- the nadB gene encoding L-aspartate oxidase → MESPKQFDFLVIGSGLAGLFYALEASKAGTVAILTKGAARESNTLHAQGGVACVASATDTFDLHIQDTLNAGGGLCKEAVVRRIVEDGPDRIRDLARLGVRFATRPGEEGEIWDLGKEGGHSRRRIFHVDDATGKEIEQVLLQAVSANPRIQLLEEHQAVDLITLGKLGYSSENRCVGCYVLDRASGRVEVFCAHHTLLATGGCGKVYLYTSNPDVATGDGVAMAFRAGVPVANMEFIQFHPTCLYHPRAKSFLISEALRGEGALLVNHQGDRFLPDVDPRGELAPRDIVARAIDAEIKRSGHPCVYLDIRQKGKEFLLGRFPTIYSACLRYGIDMAADLIPVVPAAHYQCGGVVTDIDGRTELPGLWAAGEVACTGLHGANRLASNSLLEAVVISYRAARASSIGKPPSRKVTIPLWDEGSAADPDELVVVAHNWREIRELMWDYVGIVRTRKRLRRAGVRLRNLAREIREYYWSYRLNADLIDLRNLALVASLIVDSALERRESRGLHYILDFPGPDDTRPPADTILRFSEAPID, encoded by the coding sequence ATGGAATCCCCGAAGCAATTCGACTTCCTGGTCATCGGTAGTGGGCTGGCGGGACTCTTCTATGCGCTCGAGGCATCGAAGGCCGGGACAGTGGCAATTCTGACCAAGGGCGCCGCGCGGGAGTCGAACACCCTGCATGCGCAAGGCGGCGTCGCTTGCGTCGCCTCGGCGACCGATACCTTCGATCTGCACATTCAAGACACGCTCAATGCCGGGGGTGGACTGTGCAAGGAAGCGGTTGTCCGCAGGATCGTCGAGGATGGGCCCGACAGAATCCGGGACTTGGCTCGATTGGGAGTCCGCTTTGCCACTCGTCCAGGGGAGGAAGGCGAAATCTGGGATCTGGGGAAAGAGGGGGGCCATAGCCGCCGCCGGATCTTTCACGTGGACGATGCCACGGGCAAGGAAATCGAGCAGGTCCTGCTGCAAGCGGTTTCGGCCAATCCCCGAATTCAGCTCTTGGAGGAGCATCAGGCGGTCGATCTGATCACGCTCGGAAAGCTGGGCTATTCCTCCGAGAACCGGTGCGTTGGCTGTTATGTGCTTGACCGTGCCTCGGGCAGGGTCGAGGTCTTCTGCGCTCACCATACCTTGCTTGCGACGGGCGGCTGCGGAAAGGTCTACCTCTATACCTCCAATCCGGATGTGGCTACCGGGGATGGGGTGGCCATGGCCTTCCGGGCCGGGGTGCCGGTCGCCAACATGGAGTTCATTCAGTTCCATCCCACCTGCCTCTATCACCCGCGGGCGAAGAGCTTCCTGATCAGCGAGGCCTTGCGAGGAGAGGGAGCTCTGCTCGTGAACCACCAGGGAGACCGATTTTTGCCCGATGTCGATCCCCGGGGGGAGCTTGCGCCGCGGGACATCGTGGCGCGTGCGATCGATGCGGAAATCAAGCGGAGCGGGCATCCCTGCGTCTATCTCGATATCCGTCAGAAGGGGAAGGAGTTCCTTCTGGGGAGGTTTCCAACGATCTACTCCGCCTGCCTTCGCTACGGCATCGACATGGCCGCGGATCTCATTCCTGTCGTGCCGGCGGCCCATTACCAGTGTGGAGGGGTGGTCACGGACATCGACGGGCGGACGGAGCTACCGGGTCTCTGGGCGGCGGGGGAAGTGGCATGCACAGGCTTGCACGGGGCCAATCGGCTGGCGAGCAACAGCCTCCTGGAGGCGGTCGTCATCTCCTATCGCGCGGCCCGAGCGAGCAGCATCGGGAAGCCGCCTTCGCGGAAGGTCACCATTCCCCTGTGGGATGAGGGATCGGCGGCCGATCCGGACGAGCTCGTCGTCGTGGCGCACAATTGGCGGGAGATTCGCGAGCTCATGTGGGATTACGTCGGAATCGTCCGCACCAGGAAGCGGCTACGTCGCGCCGGGGTTCGCCTCCGGAACCTGGCGAGGGAGATCCGGGAGTACTACTGGAGTTATCGTCTCAATGCGGACTTGATCGACCTGCGGAATCTTGCCCTCGTTGCATCCTTGATCGTCGACTCGGCGCTCGAGCGCCGGGAGAGCCGCGGGCTACACTACATTCTCGATTTTCCCGGACCCGACGATACGCGCCCCCCCGCGGATACGATCCTTCGATTCTCCGAGGCTCCGATCGACTGA
- a CDS encoding glycosyltransferase family 39 protein: MSDSFGPLPGARSSVVFRSGDELFLARWLSLLLPLLAFLLCISGSALLPLIDRDEPRFAEAAREMAERGEWWVPYFNGAYRLDKPPLIYWLMGISFRAFGENELGARMPSIALDALLCLLLFRIGRSFYGLRGGVVAALSASTCLQVLIHGRLAVADMPMVVATTLAQWAILRLLEGGKSCWFWTLWISLGLGFLAKGPIAWAVPLMTVVLWRLILWRQSAPWGRLHLFKGALVATGIVALWGIPALLLTHGAFWTQGMGEHVLRRGVEAFDGRPHFWGYYLVSSLVSLFPWSAFLGWILVSLRERYSSRSAFLVAWFFAPFLLFTPYATQLPHYLLPGFPAFFLLLGQAATTPTRSRPLRLTIFWFVWSIGFLGGCLALLATLTRPWEPRLAALRLALWALGGIFFSLCLLALAAKATLFSDGTSSPRPRPSRLLPLGLGIVSPFALAGCFWLLGASLRTVEPALALRPLWKSLPQDTVFRANGYTEPSLVFYSGRRWVMDAEEEGPGSSASERAPSFSVRLQRERTLQDAFRWLFSGRPALRDSSPFYAPPAPSNGGWLGASRIEGFDSARFSWVDLEVRSRPGSEGIPPKPQ; this comes from the coding sequence GTGAGCGACTCCTTCGGCCCATTGCCCGGCGCCCGATCCTCGGTCGTTTTCCGTTCCGGGGACGAGCTTTTTTTGGCCCGGTGGCTTTCCCTGCTTCTCCCGCTCCTCGCGTTTTTGCTCTGCATTTCCGGCTCCGCTCTTCTTCCCCTGATCGACCGCGATGAGCCCCGCTTCGCCGAAGCCGCTCGGGAGATGGCCGAGCGCGGGGAATGGTGGGTGCCCTACTTCAACGGCGCTTATCGGCTCGACAAGCCTCCGCTGATTTACTGGCTCATGGGGATCAGCTTCCGCGCCTTCGGCGAGAACGAGCTCGGGGCTCGCATGCCATCGATCGCCCTCGACGCACTTCTCTGCCTCCTCCTTTTCCGGATCGGGAGATCCTTTTACGGGCTTCGCGGCGGAGTCGTGGCCGCCCTGTCGGCCTCCACTTGCCTTCAGGTCTTGATTCACGGTCGCCTTGCCGTTGCCGACATGCCGATGGTTGTAGCGACCACCCTGGCCCAATGGGCGATTCTTCGGCTTCTGGAGGGGGGGAAATCGTGCTGGTTTTGGACGCTCTGGATCTCCCTCGGGCTCGGCTTCCTTGCGAAGGGCCCGATCGCCTGGGCCGTGCCCCTGATGACCGTTGTTCTCTGGCGCCTCATTCTCTGGAGACAATCGGCTCCCTGGGGCCGACTCCATCTTTTCAAAGGCGCACTGGTCGCGACGGGGATCGTGGCTCTCTGGGGGATCCCCGCTCTGCTCTTGACGCACGGTGCCTTTTGGACTCAGGGGATGGGCGAGCATGTGCTCCGCCGAGGCGTGGAGGCCTTCGACGGCCGACCCCATTTCTGGGGCTACTACCTCGTTTCCTCTCTCGTGAGCCTTTTTCCCTGGTCAGCCTTTCTCGGCTGGATTCTGGTCTCGCTTCGGGAGCGCTACTCCTCCCGCTCCGCCTTCCTCGTCGCCTGGTTTTTCGCTCCCTTTCTCCTCTTCACCCCCTACGCGACCCAGCTCCCCCATTATCTTCTGCCCGGATTTCCCGCGTTCTTTCTTCTCTTAGGGCAAGCGGCGACAACGCCGACCCGATCTCGGCCGCTGCGCCTGACCATTTTCTGGTTCGTCTGGAGCATCGGGTTCCTTGGGGGCTGCCTTGCTCTCTTGGCGACGCTCACGCGCCCGTGGGAGCCGCGCTTGGCGGCGCTCCGGCTCGCCCTTTGGGCACTCGGCGGGATTTTCTTCTCCCTCTGCTTGCTGGCGCTCGCAGCAAAGGCGACCCTTTTCTCCGATGGCACGAGCTCGCCCAGGCCTCGGCCGTCCCGGCTTCTCCCCCTCGGTCTGGGCATCGTTTCCCCCTTCGCCCTCGCAGGGTGCTTCTGGCTGCTGGGAGCCAGCTTGCGAACGGTCGAGCCAGCGCTCGCCCTCCGCCCCCTATGGAAAAGCCTTCCGCAAGACACCGTTTTCCGGGCGAACGGCTATACGGAGCCGAGCCTGGTGTTCTATTCCGGGCGAAGATGGGTCATGGATGCGGAGGAGGAAGGGCCAGGCTCCTCCGCGAGCGAGAGGGCACCCTCGTTCTCCGTTCGCCTCCAGCGGGAACGAACCTTGCAGGATGCGTTCCGATGGCTCTTCTCCGGACGCCCGGCCCTGCGCGATTCCTCTCCCTTCTACGCCCCTCCCGCTCCATCCAACGGCGGCTGGCTCGGCGCAAGCCGAATCGAGGGTTTTGATTCGGCCCGCTTTTCCTGGGTCGACTTGGAAGTTCGCTCTCGCCCGGGTTCGGAGGGGATTCCACCGAAGCCGCAATGA
- a CDS encoding methyltransferase domain-containing protein has protein sequence MTPVSIVLLAAGLVAALFAAYTLFHCLLFLLVTHLKSAEEIGHELNEFERRQLVEWTPRLDNLLQHDDQNRTYDDVFRLYLGENENYCTCVFPPTIFAPPYQAVYTLLEPEPGMRLLDLGCGSGAAARYLAGRCAIEVLCVTNSPVQAEICRRKSKSFEGRVKATVADFDDLSLPECTFDAIYSLESIGYTKDLDAWLARCWRLLKPGGRLLILSPGSLDGCRREQDYRNVTAFFENWHYNFFGANLLVLKMRQLGFAPIRYRQLPFWAWGLTWSFIRRLLLWKFRLRMRTMVHLERIIWSTSKAFVFGNAYNIVLARRPLGPSSSPSIGDAPATRRPEDD, from the coding sequence GTGACCCCCGTTTCAATCGTGCTGCTGGCCGCCGGACTCGTCGCTGCGCTCTTTGCCGCCTATACCCTGTTCCATTGCCTACTCTTCCTTCTCGTCACTCACCTCAAGAGCGCCGAAGAGATCGGCCATGAGCTCAACGAGTTCGAACGGCGGCAGCTGGTCGAGTGGACACCCAGGCTCGACAACCTTCTCCAGCACGACGATCAGAATCGCACCTACGACGATGTCTTTCGTCTCTATCTCGGCGAGAACGAGAACTACTGCACCTGCGTCTTTCCTCCCACGATCTTCGCGCCTCCTTACCAGGCCGTCTACACCCTCCTGGAGCCGGAGCCCGGAATGCGCCTCCTGGACCTAGGATGCGGTTCGGGCGCGGCCGCCCGCTACCTTGCCGGTCGTTGCGCCATCGAAGTGCTCTGCGTCACCAACTCTCCTGTGCAAGCGGAGATCTGCCGACGGAAATCCAAGAGCTTCGAGGGGCGTGTAAAGGCGACCGTCGCCGACTTCGACGACCTGAGCCTCCCGGAATGCACCTTCGACGCCATCTACTCTTTGGAATCGATCGGGTATACGAAGGATCTGGATGCCTGGCTGGCGCGCTGCTGGCGACTGCTCAAGCCGGGAGGCCGACTCTTGATTCTCTCTCCCGGGTCCCTGGATGGTTGTCGCCGAGAGCAGGACTACCGAAACGTTACGGCGTTCTTTGAGAATTGGCACTACAACTTCTTCGGCGCCAATCTCCTTGTCCTCAAGATGCGCCAACTCGGGTTCGCCCCGATCCGCTACCGCCAACTCCCGTTTTGGGCCTGGGGCCTGACCTGGAGCTTCATCCGCCGCCTCCTGCTCTGGAAGTTTCGGCTCCGGATGCGCACAATGGTCCACCTGGAACGGATCATTTGGAGCACTTCGAAGGCATTCGTCTTCGGCAACGCGTACAATATCGTCCTCGCTCGCCGCCCCCTCGGCCCTTCTTCCTCACCCTCGATCGGGGATGCCCCTGCCACCCGCCGCCCCGAGGACGACTGA
- a CDS encoding NADP-dependent isocitrate dehydrogenase, which produces MSKVPVTVAYGDGIGPEIMAATLAVLEAAGAELELETIEIGKEVYLRGNSSGIETKSWESLQRTKVFLKAPITTPQGGGYKSLNVTVRKALGLYANIRPCMSYVPFVESKHPGLDVVIVRENEEDLYGGIEHRQSVDSFQCLKIMTRPGTERLIRYAFEYARSYRRKKVTCFTKDNIMKLTDGMFHRVFEEVGAQYPEIEKEHWIVDIGAAKLADTPQIFDLVVVPNLYGDILSDVVAQIAGSVGLAGSSNIGARYAMFEAIHGSAPRRAGQNLANPSGLLLAAVQMLLHIGQRGVAERVHNAWLRTLEEGVHTYDIFRAGKSRQKVGTREFGLAVIANLGAVPETLAPVQYGEDGLNPRSDFPYHRPEERKVLVGVDIFAEFSGRVEELAAALREVGRQAVALESIANRGMSVWPFGLGETLLAGPFQCRLLAKDRSLGLSQRAIVELLGSVEAAGIEFTKAELLYTFNGAEGFSRSQGA; this is translated from the coding sequence ATGAGTAAGGTGCCCGTTACGGTTGCGTATGGGGATGGGATCGGCCCGGAGATCATGGCGGCGACGCTGGCGGTTCTGGAGGCGGCGGGTGCCGAGCTGGAGCTGGAGACGATCGAGATCGGAAAGGAGGTCTACCTCCGGGGGAACTCGAGCGGGATTGAGACGAAATCTTGGGAGAGCTTGCAGCGGACCAAGGTCTTCTTGAAAGCGCCGATCACGACACCGCAGGGTGGAGGATACAAGAGCCTCAATGTCACGGTGCGAAAGGCGCTGGGACTTTACGCCAATATCCGTCCCTGCATGTCCTATGTCCCCTTCGTAGAAAGCAAGCATCCCGGCCTGGATGTCGTGATCGTCCGGGAGAACGAGGAGGATCTTTATGGCGGGATCGAGCACCGGCAGAGCGTCGACTCCTTCCAGTGCCTCAAGATCATGACGCGACCGGGGACCGAGCGGCTCATCCGCTATGCGTTCGAGTACGCCCGCTCCTACCGGAGGAAGAAGGTCACCTGCTTCACGAAGGACAACATCATGAAGCTGACCGACGGGATGTTCCACAGGGTCTTCGAGGAAGTCGGCGCGCAATATCCCGAGATCGAGAAAGAGCATTGGATCGTGGACATCGGGGCGGCCAAGCTTGCCGATACTCCGCAGATCTTCGACCTCGTCGTCGTCCCGAATCTCTATGGCGACATTCTGTCGGATGTCGTCGCCCAGATCGCCGGTTCCGTTGGGCTGGCGGGCTCCTCCAACATCGGCGCCCGATACGCCATGTTCGAGGCGATCCATGGCTCCGCTCCTCGTCGAGCCGGGCAAAACCTGGCGAATCCCTCCGGGCTTCTCCTGGCGGCGGTGCAAATGCTCCTCCACATCGGGCAGCGAGGCGTGGCCGAGCGGGTGCACAACGCCTGGTTGCGCACGCTTGAGGAAGGAGTCCATACCTACGATATTTTTCGTGCCGGGAAGAGCCGCCAAAAGGTGGGCACCAGGGAGTTCGGGTTGGCGGTGATCGCCAATCTCGGAGCAGTGCCGGAGACGCTCGCTCCGGTCCAATACGGGGAGGACGGGCTCAACCCTCGATCCGATTTTCCCTACCACCGTCCCGAAGAAAGAAAGGTCCTGGTCGGCGTCGACATCTTCGCCGAGTTTTCGGGAAGAGTCGAGGAGCTGGCTGCGGCGCTCCGGGAGGTCGGCCGCCAAGCAGTGGCGCTTGAGTCGATCGCAAACCGCGGAATGAGCGTCTGGCCTTTCGGGCTGGGCGAAACGCTGCTTGCGGGACCCTTCCAGTGCCGGCTTCTGGCCAAGGACCGGTCCTTGGGGCTTTCGCAGCGGGCGATCGTCGAGCTTCTCGGGTCGGTCGAGGCCGCGGGAATTGAGTTCACAAAGGCAGAGCTCCTGTATACGTTTAACGGCGCCGAAGGGTTTTCCCGAAGCCAAGGAGCCTAG
- a CDS encoding aspartyl protease family protein, whose protein sequence is MRRLLRLGSIALGLAFLGLPHSSAGPSPRATVEACLENSDLVGAGEATREWVRAQPDAAASWKKLGWFELMENRLPEARTHLHQALRLDPSDRETKALLSLAWYRTGELSQSSADLDALGLDALAELVATLEPGAYTVSGATSVRIGLLPGSLRPKFPVRVNGKEAQFYLDTRGGMSAINDTVARAAKVERQRSNFLQFWFWAAGKWTVKNRFGRMERLDLGPMQVGRVPVLLPNWKGLVDGLLGTDFLSHFQTVVDYPRKELLLRKAEPGSAKDPRPEKGYEDGRIVLPFFWTPGGQIVLQGQVNGRDVIFLLDTVAAGRPITLSRRLIHRAHLPAHGGYIISLRRAGLFPRVYTEFRELQIGPIVQSDQKADIGTMYDFPPSIDHMQGFPIDGILGNAFFQSYRLTLDFHRMRVMLEPSKRIGAMQDRVRTANPVAER, encoded by the coding sequence ATGAGGAGGCTCCTCCGGCTGGGATCCATTGCTCTCGGGCTGGCTTTTTTGGGCCTGCCGCACTCCTCGGCTGGCCCTTCGCCTCGCGCAACGGTGGAAGCATGCCTGGAAAACAGCGACCTGGTCGGCGCCGGGGAGGCGACACGGGAGTGGGTGCGGGCACAACCGGATGCCGCAGCATCCTGGAAGAAGCTCGGCTGGTTCGAGCTCATGGAGAATCGCCTTCCGGAAGCGCGCACCCATCTTCATCAGGCGCTTCGGCTCGACCCGTCGGATCGGGAGACCAAGGCGCTCCTCTCCCTTGCCTGGTATCGGACGGGAGAGCTGAGCCAGTCCTCGGCAGATCTCGACGCTCTCGGCCTCGATGCGCTGGCCGAGCTCGTTGCAACGCTTGAGCCCGGAGCCTATACGGTGAGCGGAGCGACTTCGGTCCGGATCGGCCTGCTCCCGGGCTCCTTGCGGCCGAAGTTCCCGGTGCGGGTCAACGGAAAGGAGGCCCAATTCTACCTCGACACCCGCGGTGGGATGAGCGCCATCAACGACACTGTGGCGCGCGCGGCGAAGGTCGAGCGGCAGCGGAGCAACTTCCTTCAGTTCTGGTTCTGGGCCGCCGGGAAATGGACGGTCAAGAATCGTTTCGGGCGGATGGAAAGGCTTGATTTAGGACCGATGCAAGTCGGACGGGTTCCCGTGCTCTTGCCGAACTGGAAGGGGTTGGTGGACGGCTTGCTCGGGACCGATTTCCTTTCCCATTTCCAGACGGTGGTCGATTACCCGCGGAAGGAGCTCCTTCTCCGCAAAGCCGAGCCGGGATCAGCAAAAGATCCGCGTCCGGAGAAAGGCTACGAGGATGGGCGGATCGTCCTCCCCTTCTTTTGGACGCCCGGAGGGCAGATCGTGCTGCAAGGACAGGTCAATGGCAGGGACGTGATCTTTCTATTGGATACCGTCGCCGCCGGGAGGCCGATTACGCTCTCCCGGAGATTGATCCACCGGGCCCACCTTCCCGCGCACGGCGGCTACATCATCAGCCTTCGGCGAGCGGGTCTTTTTCCCCGGGTTTATACGGAGTTCCGGGAATTGCAGATCGGACCGATCGTGCAGAGCGATCAGAAGGCGGACATCGGCACGATGTACGACTTTCCGCCCTCCATCGATCATATGCAGGGGTTTCCGATCGATGGCATCCTGGGGAATGCCTTCTTCCAGTCCTATCGGCTAACCTTGGATTTCCATCGCATGCGTGTCATGCTCGAGCCCTCGAAGCGTATTGGAGCGATGCAGGACCGGGTGCGCACCGCGAACCCGGTTGCGGAGCGGTAG
- a CDS encoding lysylphosphatidylglycerol synthase transmembrane domain-containing protein, with amino-acid sequence MEREGASQGRRGPWRTSTWKWTARAAVSAILLGWIATRVDWRQIGKLAASARPSWLGMAVLFAGLSTPITSVRWRILLQVLELPLSFGQALALGFVGKFFNAILPGSTSGDFVRIYYATRAFPGKGAMAGFSVLYDRFLEGVVLLVLGSLLAAAFYPQLAARAVLRNAALALFLLTLATLALVPILLHYLARGRLRLPGLGKTAARFEKALQEILTAVQLYRKAARANSIAAGLSVLAHGSSAALLWALMQALRLELPFWLLVTTMVVVNVAVALPVSISGLGIREGALLYLLGSFGVSREEAVAFSLLLFAVGLVWSLVGGIVYLYYRANPADAECGRRHNR; translated from the coding sequence ATGGAGCGGGAGGGAGCGTCCCAAGGGCGCCGTGGCCCATGGAGGACGAGCACCTGGAAGTGGACGGCGCGAGCGGCGGTTTCTGCGATCCTCCTTGGATGGATCGCCACGCGGGTGGATTGGCGACAGATCGGCAAGCTGGCGGCATCGGCGAGACCAAGCTGGCTCGGGATGGCCGTCCTCTTTGCCGGGCTGTCGACGCCCATCACTTCGGTTCGCTGGCGCATCCTGCTTCAGGTGTTGGAGCTCCCCCTTTCCTTTGGGCAGGCGCTGGCGTTGGGGTTCGTTGGAAAGTTCTTCAACGCGATCCTGCCGGGTTCGACCAGCGGCGATTTCGTCCGGATCTACTATGCGACGCGCGCTTTCCCAGGAAAGGGAGCCATGGCCGGATTCTCGGTCCTCTACGATCGCTTTCTCGAAGGGGTCGTGCTTCTCGTGCTGGGCTCGCTGCTCGCGGCAGCCTTTTATCCGCAACTGGCCGCCCGTGCGGTGCTTCGGAATGCGGCCCTCGCGCTCTTTCTCTTGACGCTCGCTACCTTGGCCCTGGTCCCCATTCTCCTCCACTACCTTGCGCGCGGACGGCTCCGGCTTCCGGGCCTTGGGAAGACGGCAGCGCGCTTCGAAAAAGCGTTGCAAGAGATCCTGACGGCGGTTCAGCTCTATCGGAAGGCCGCGCGGGCCAATTCGATCGCCGCCGGGCTCTCAGTCCTGGCGCACGGGAGCTCTGCGGCCTTGCTCTGGGCGCTCATGCAGGCCCTCCGCCTGGAGCTGCCGTTCTGGCTCCTGGTGACGACGATGGTCGTCGTGAATGTGGCGGTCGCACTACCGGTCAGCATTTCGGGACTGGGGATTCGGGAAGGGGCGCTTCTCTACCTTCTCGGCTCCTTCGGAGTGAGCCGAGAAGAGGCGGTGGCCTTCTCCCTGCTCCTGTTTGCCGTGGGGCTCGTCTGGAGCCTGGTCGGCGGAATCGTCTATCTCTATTATCGAGCGAACCCCGCGGACGCGGAATGTGGGAGAAGGCACAATCGGTAA